TGTTAGAAAATGGTATTCGTACTTATTTCATAATGTGAAAAATTAGAAACTTAATCTCTGGCAGTCCTTTTtcaactaaagaaaaagaagaacagttttacttttattttattttattctgtTCTATTGAGTGGAAATAAAAAAGCAAGGAGATTTGTTAAAAGGACAAAATGAAGTTCTGAACCATTGACGTCAATTTTGTAACATACAATGTGTAAGAGTTGAAGAACGTCATGAGTGTCAAATGTTAACTCGAGGCAGAGAAAGAGGAATCTACCCTTGTCTATGTTTCCATGTACTTGGATTTCTGTCTTGGGCGAAAAGGGTTTGTTCAAGTGCAATTCAGGTGAGATTTCTTCTTACAAAGAAATCATTTCTTGCTGTGTGCTTAGCTGTATATGTGTTTTGATGGATCAGATTCCCATTTGTGTGTTTATAATCAAACTTGCTAATTTTTCTGTTCATCTGATTCTAATCTTTGATTCAGGCTCCGGCAGGATCCTCCTTCCACGTGCTAACTGCCACTCAAACCTGTTATCTACTAATCAAATAGAGTGTGCATTGATTGTTATTCACAGTATTCTGACTCTGGTGAATTTAATTGCAGAATGAGTGCATCAACTGAATCTCCCtcaagttttaatttttcttttttaactgTAAGTAATACTCTTCATTGATGATGCCCTTGTTGGACCTTCATGAAGTTTTCCTTcggataaaaaaaattaaaataaatatcatcacacataattaatttattatattttagaacttagcttTTCTAATGATAAAAGTGTACTTGTTTTGAACAttacatttattatataattaataagttagttttacttaataatgattctaattttaaaatatataatattaattttatttctaatattgatatataaatttactaataaacatttcttatataatttttatatttgttatattaataaaattgaaaaatacaaaaaaatttatgacaATCGCTCaaaaatagtattattttaaaatatgaccaataattaaaaattatatctttataataatttataataaaaaataataacaacaaaataCATAGAAACAGTTTAGAGGCCCAAACAGAATATATCGATACACAAAATTCAAGCAGCAGGCGAGAATGAAGAAGACCCCAGGTCTCAGGGAAACCTACAAGTAAATAGACCTCCACGTTTAGGATGCCGCAAacaattagttgatcaaggaTTTTCCTCCATGCACATTTAGCTGTTTTTAAGTAgtcttctgtttctttttttctaaacaGAACTGCGACATCAATGTACTtctagagaaaaaaaaaataaatttaaaaataatcacaaaatGGGTATATGCTTATTTTTCAtgagaaataatttaaaaagatgaaaaaaaaaggagtgCACTATTGATTCACTTAATATTTGGCTAAAACAATACCGCAGCTGACACGTTCGAAACTTACTTTAAGGGCCGGATAGGCTTAACAACTTCTTCAACAAGATGAGTGATTTCTAGTTGTAAACAAGAAACAGTTCCATTCTGCcgaaataagaagaagaagaagaagaagaaggagaagaaggaaagaaaaggaagaccaaaagaataattcaaacaaaagagagaaagtggAATTGAAAATGGGGGAAGAAAGAAGATTTATATTTAGTGCATTACAGGGAGACAATATTTTACATTTCAGCACATAAATTATACATTTCTAAGATTTTTCTGCTGGAAAAGGAATTTTGTAAGTGAAAATCCCAACAGTTAGTCGCATCTGGTTCAAACCAGAAACGGTGTCAAGGTTAAATGTCATATGTTAATTTTCGTGTTTATCCATAACCAAGACCCTTCTCCCGTTCCACGAAAGCAACACTGTAGACAATCTGAGAACAATAAAAGCTTTAACCTCAAAACTCAGATTTGAATTGTTAGAAAATAAGGTAATAAATGTGTACCTTCCAGGCAGAATTCATCGCTTGCACTGCACATTCAAAGTGGGATACCAAGTGTTTTTTAACCTTCTTGGGCATATGTCTGGACCTGCAATCAGTATCAACATCCTCATTAAGTCTTGTCACCTGTAGTTGGATAGCCTAAATACTTGAAAGAAACATCAACAGAAAAGCAAAAAGTATGACAAACTTTTGCCATGGCATTAATTAATAAGCAGACTCAAAAGTAATTATTGCAGATGAAGAATTCTGATTTCAATTTTTCGATGCGAAGCAGACAATTTGATTTCAGAATACACTCTAAATTCCATATGACACGGATTGCTTATGATAAATATCCAAAGGTAAGTCATATACATTTACCGCTATCTATTCCACAAATAAATCATTTTTAGTGAATACAGGCACCTTTGACAGAGCTTCTGCACAAACTCCAATTCCAGAAATAACGACGACAATAAGATAGAGAAAGGATAATATCTCTTCTACATGACTTTAAAGATTTGGAGTTTGCACATAAAACACCAACAGCACTGCAAACTCCTTGGATAACCAACAATACAgtatcaacaaaagaaaagaactaaGACTTTACACATTTATTATTAGGATAAAGTTCCAAAAACTACCTTGTGGTTTGGCGCTTTTATACTTAAGAGACAGATATTTTCTGTATCAAAAGTGTAACAtgtgttttaatatttttgcatCTTTTAGGTACATTCAatgtttttctcattttttagattgtaaatattaatagaaacacaattattttataaaataagtattttaagtAATATGACATTCAATTAGATATCATAACAAAttgttaaaacatatatattttttattttaaccaaatttaagaaattattttttaagaataaaattttaatatatttataaattctataatgCATTTTTAGATGCCACATtgcttataaaatcataattcaATAACggtttatattaaatatatataaaactatgtaaataaaaacataaatatgtacctaaaaaatgttaagaaaataaaacacgTAATACTCCtttgatacaaaaaatatttccGTCCCTCAAGTGAAAAAGCGCCAAAATCACGGGGTGATTTTTTGAACTTTACCCTTATTATTATGAAGCACATTTCCAGTCCAACGTTGCAAGAAACAAATCAACGGCACAAACAAGACTGGGCACTAGACCATGAAAAACTGTGGTTATACATTAGGCTCACAACCTTCAGTCCGCTTCTCCAAATCCAATAAAGAACGTGTTCAcattccaaaaagaaaaaaaagaaaactttttaTACATCCCCATCTCTTTCATAACCATAGAAAACATTTCTTATCTACCTTTAGTCCAAAAAGCCATCAAATTGCAGTTAATGTTCAATCCTAAACAGAAGGAAACATCTAGAGCTAGTGGTTTTTTTATGACCTGATAAGCATTCctagtaatttaaaattctttgaaCATAATATCTAACATACATAAAATGCTTATGCTATTTCATAGGACGGGTTGTTGTAAAAGTACTTTATCCAAAACTTCCCATCTCAAACatgaaatgtttttttttttttttttcaagaaaaagcaTCCAATATTTTGTTTTCCATATTCATGTGTAAGGCAAGCTTTCCAACTAATATACCTCAGCCAAATTATCTTCTGGACAATAATTTGGTGTAGTGCAATTCCCACCATGAGCACCATCATATTTGAGGACCCTAAGTTTGCCTTCCTGCAGTACATAGAAAAAGAGTTGCACAGCTGAAGAAAACAGATAGATAAAAAGGCAAGTTCTCATGCAAAGAAGCACACCTTAGTTCCATAAACAAGACCACCTCCAGCAAAAGGATGAAAGCAAGCAACATTGACCTCATCCTCTGCACTAGGAAGAACTCTCACAAGTTCCATGTCCGAAACTCTGTAAACCTGAACAGTGGAAACAGAGGATTAGTGAATGAAGTTTGACATGGAAATGCCAAGAGTAAGATATTAAGAAGAAATTTAGTATCATACCCATGACTTACGGACCCTTGATTGGATATtcatctattaatttatttttggatggGAAGGCTGGAGAATACtctatcaaataaaaagagacAATGTAAAAGATGGGCAACAAGATGAACTTTTACCTCCAGAACTGTGTAAACAGGAGATGTTGTTTCCCCATCAATGATAATGCTTTTGAGAAGGGATCCATGACGTCGACCATAAGCCAGCAAAATATGCTCAGAAGTGGGCGAGAACTGCATATACAACATGAATGATGAAACATAATCCACAACATAATAATACTTGATAAATGGGCTTGGGTAAAACTCATTCCAaaaagctagctcaaaggAAGAGGGTGCCCAATCCACTTATATACACTATAACAGCCTAGTAACCAAGCGATGTAggataaatacaacttctaacaaAACTAAAGTAGAAAAAGTCAATGATGAAGCAGAACCTTCATGCTAGCATAATCAGTGGCATTcatattaacatatttaagCTTTTCCAGCACACAGTAATGCATAAAAATCCTGACATTTTCCAGAAATAAGTACTCTTAGTAGGCAGTATAGCGCTCTAAATCATGGCATCTAAACCATTAAGTCCAAGAACAGAGCAAAGTCTTTCTAACGAGCTCAGCCAAAATGCATTATAATTAACACCACTAAATAATACCAACCGCACACCTCTTTTTACTAACTAGTGCTGAAGAGCGTGAAAGTTAACAGACAAATGCAGGCAAATCTAAATACCCATCAGAAACAAGCCAAGCTTTCATCTGAATAATATGTGAACACAATTAACAAGGGGCCAGAAACAAATGCACCATAATGCAAAGAGAATGTGATTTGCAGAGAATCACAACTGGTCATGTTGAGCAGTTAATATAAGTCTTGTCATAGCATATGCATAAGGTATTACATAAATTAACTTCCATCTACAAAAGAGCCACTGACCTGGATTGAAGTCAAGCAGTGGGCAGCTCTGATTGCTCTTGATACAAGTACCGACCCAAAGCTGagtaatgaaaatataaagagaaacATAGATAAGATAACCCCCTTCAGGTTAAATAGCAATAACAGgattaaatctaatatgagtTGGATTGAAATTTACGTTGCCTCCTCCAGTGAATATATACGAAGCTCATACATAACTTGGTGGGCTGAGATTGGATGTCGAGTAGGTGAAGTTGCAGCTCCGGAATCTTGTTGAACAAGTGTTTGTAATCCAGGGTCAGCCTCCATATTAGGAAGCATGCAAGCAACACAAGCAGCTAAAAATCTTCCACAAGGTGAGAAATGAGCACCCATTTCACTGCAAACACAATTTCATCCCAGAGCTGACAGAGTAAGTATAACAAAGGGGAAACCAGAAAATACTTGCTAAACAAAACACCAGAATACATAACCATGGTGAGGCTTAATATCTTGAAAATATATTCATGAAGatacaataattataaaaacattCATGAGGCAAAGGACCCTGAGAACACCCCATCTATGTCAGAGCATGTCATTAGATCAAGTTGTATTGTAACATCAACAAGCAGATATAGCATCCGATATCTTAGGTAACTAAGGATCTATCATCTATAAAgggaaaatataattttggaCTTACCTACAAAGGACAGCATGAGGTATGGTTAGACGGCATTTTTCAGCATTCAGTGGGGCACAGGGATGTTTTATATCATGTGGCCACACCCTAAGCTTTACTGTACAAGGTAACtctgcagcagcagcagcagcagctaGTGATGTGGCAATTTCAGATTGGATTCTGTTAAATAAGGGCTGAGTATCAGTACTATCATGTTGCCTAATAATGGGAGGCATGCTCTCCCCAGAGATGTGGAAGCGTGAAACATTGTGTTGCAAATCAAATCTCCCTGAAACCCCAGATAGGCTAGTGCTGGCAGGCATTGCCAAAGTAGCCATTGCAGCCTCCATATTGTGACTGGACAGATAAGATGTTGAGGAGGAAGCAGTATACTGGGCTGGATATTCATGACTACCAACATTAAGAGGAAGTGTTGATGGAACACCAGCTTGACTTTGACCCATCAACCATCCCTGCAAAAAGTGTAGCTCCCACCAAGTTGGGTCTCTAGAAGGTAATAATTGATGAAGTTGTCCAAACTCTATAGAACGCGGCCTAACTGACATATTTCCAGACATCCCACCCATGGCACTATTACCACCACGAGAAGTTTCTGGGTCACGATAGTTCCCTTGCAAGATCCCCCTTATAGGCTGCATTTCATCAGTCTCCATAGCATCTACTATGGTGTCAGAAACACTTGCACTTCCAGTAGGGAGAAGGCTGTTCAACGAACCTTCTGTACCAGGATGTGAACTGGATGCAACTGCAGGGAATGTCTCCATGGGAGACAGTAACCTATCATACTTTTCTCCTGCATTTACCTCTGTTTGCAACCGCCTTGAACCAGAAGATCCCCCATGCATTATGCTTGAACTGGCATGTCTATTAGCATCTGGTCTAGTATCATTTACAGAGAATGACGGCATGAACAAGAAAGGTAAGGACATGAGAGGCACTTCAGCAGCCAAACTAACACGATCACTGGACTGAACATTTGCTACAAATACAGCAGGAGGAGGATATCTTAAGTAACCCGGAGATGTCGCCCGTGTCATAGAGGAATCTGAAGAGTCAAGATCATTGACCTGCATATCAGTCCAATAATGTAATCCACATGATAGGATGAGCCAAAAATCAACTAAATGCCCTTTGAATTATTCACCTCAGCAGTCAAGAGAAATGGCGCAGCATGTGGGTGAAAATGCACTGCTCTAAGAGAACGTCTCGTCTTTAATACAATGGCTGGAGAAGAAGCCTCGCCTCTCTTGTTGTAGTGCCAAACATACAACTGATATATGATATCAAATACCATGGTATGTCAAAACTATGATATTTATCTCCTGCTCTTTGACATaacaaaagaagaacaaaagatgCTAGCAAGAATAACTACAGGGTGAGATTCAACACCTTGTGACCAGATGCAACTGCGAGCAATTCCCCTTCAGCGTGAAAAGCAATCGAAGCAATTGGACGATCTATCAGGGGAAACAAATCCAGTAAGATCAGGATCATCACATGTAATACATGCTTCAGCAATAAATGCaggaaaaagaattacatAGAGTAACTAAAACATGATTCAGTGTGGAAATTACAGAAATCACGAGATCCTATACACTCTGATGTGTTTGCATCCCATAAGCGAACCTCATAATCCAAGCTCCCACTTGCAAGAATTTCAGGATGCAATGGGTGGAACCTAACCTGTAAGATAAGCACCTTAATATGGAAGAGATAactataaaattgatttattaacgGGACAATGAAAACTGAGATGAAGAGCAtgtatgaaatttttaaatgagaGAAAAATGGAAATTGAGAGGAACGAAGAAAAGGAGGAACAAAATAATGAACAGCATTAAACCAGCATGAAgttcttttagtatttttccACATAGAGATTGAATTGAACAATAAAAAAGATGTGCAGCTGAAGGTATgtcatttaatttatcaacaaATCAGACATTGACTATCCTACTAAATGACCAATTATGATAGCCTAACCACAGACACagtttgagaaagaaattTACAACCAATTTCAAACAGCAAAGACTGGTTGGCAGTATACAGTAATATTAGCATAAGCGGGCATATAGGATaacaaaaaaagtaaataaaataaaaaataaagcataGCTAAACCATCCCTATAGTCTAAGGACTCGCAACTTTATAACTGAGATCTCTGATGATCAAAGTGCCACAGAAAACAGtgcattctttttctttttccttttgaattCGAAAAAAAAGGTGGAAAAGGTTCATGGATTTAGACCCCTACCAGTCCGCACCATGAGGAAACCACTTTACTTAAGATCTAATAGCCAGTAGTTCATACTAGGATATTTAATAACTTACAAATCCTAATTGTATTGAAATGAAAACCTAAAGAgctgagaaaagaaaagggcacATCATGTCCCGCAATCTTTAATAGCTCACAAGTCCTAAGTGGAGCATAATGTTGAGAAGTGATATTCAGACCACATCAAATAACAGAAATAAGTAGTAATCATTGAGCGGGAAGATCCTGTAAACATGTCATGGGTACTATACATTAGGTTAAGTTACTGttcagaaatataaaaatacgaGCAAATTGAAAACTAACTAGTGCTTCACTATGCAAATCCACTTTTCAAAACTCACCACCCAAGGAGTCCTTCGATGACCACTCAAAACCTTTAAGCAATTTCCTGTTTGACAATCAATTATCTTCACAGTATGATCACCACTgccaaatattttaaaaaacactAAGTACAATTCCATATTGACACCtaaataaggaaaaagaaaaaataactcttGAGTATAAAACTTACTGAGTGGAAGCAAGTGTTCTTCCATCAGGACTAAATGCAGCTGCAATAGTTGACCGTGGTGGAGGCACCAATGGACAATACTTAGCAGATAAATGTCGTAATGACTCTTCCTCAACCCTAAAgtgcatataaacatgtaaataaaccaacaaataaaaaaaaaaaacatataaacatgAATAATGTGAACCGTGAAGCAGTTGATAGTACCATGAAATAAGACCGCGTTTTGCATCTCTAGCAGGTTCGCATTTTGGTGCAGATGATGAAatagcattattattatcaccACCATTACTTTTCCATCGAGAAGCATCTCCCCACCGTCTTTTTGGTACATGTTTCGTTTTCGGACAAATCTCTCTCCTCACTAATAGACACAATGCATTTCCACCACTAAAACAAATTTGAAACAGAATATAACAACACAAAATCagaattgaaaaagaaaagctaaaaCTCAAATTAGATTGAAATTCTTCAAAAGTAAGCTGAAATTCTcttcaaattttattgatcAACACAATTACTGATGATATATTACCAAAACTTCTCCTTAAAACTCGAAAATTACAACGAAAATTGTTTGCATCTacaaaaagaaatcacaagagTATAATTAGATATCTGACCTTTTCAGAGGGTTACTGGAACCATTAGATTGAACAGAATTGCGATCGTGCGGCAAGGAACGACCTGTCATTTCCTTGTTCTGACAATTCAAGTTCATAAATGTTAggaattataaatttcaattacaGCTGTGATTGTGAAGATCATCAATGGTTAcagaattcaagaatttgaAACCCTAATTGAATTGCTTTTACAGAATCTGTTGAAGAAGGATGATCGAGTCTTAATATTAGGTAAAGAAGAACTTCGTGCGTACGTGCGAGCGTGTGTTTATTTGTTTGTCTCTGtgatgattttggatttgAATACGCGAGAAAACCTAACACAGAAGCTCTTTTAAGTTTTAGCCgagaaagaaagtaaagaagaagattatttcttttttattatctttattgtCTAATTTGCCCTCTTCTGACCGTAGAATTACTGAGCGGTTTCTTTACTTACTTGtctattaatttgaaaatcagTTTTGACTGCAGTCCTGGGTAAGGTATTTctactttctattttttcaaaaaaataaaaataaataaataaataaataaataaataaataactattatCAACAGcataaaatattctaatttttcttttaaagtttgataagatttaaatctaatatttatttttaaaataatatcatctTATCAGATTGAAAACCTACCTACTGAAttcttattaaaagaaaactaccTACTAAATAatactattaaatattttaaaaattcttatttgaGCTTTCCTCTTTGaattaatgaaaattcaaTGAGAAACTACTTTTacagcaatatatatattaatttctgaaatctaaaatttttttgacatgtgtatttaatttttgacattcataatttttattttgatatatgtactatttttgacacatgaaatttaagttcatgtgtaattttataggtttttctattaatttattgattaataagttacatttctaattaaatattaactcTAATCCTAGAATATAAGATATTgattacattttaatattgtattaactaataaataatttttaataaaataataatattaattttatcttaaaaa
The sequence above is drawn from the Ricinus communis isolate WT05 ecotype wild-type chromosome 7, ASM1957865v1, whole genome shotgun sequence genome and encodes:
- the LOC8276127 gene encoding uncharacterized protein LOC8276127, translated to MNLNCQNKEMTGRSLPHDRNSVQSNGSSNPLKSGGNALCLLVRREICPKTKHVPKRRWGDASRWKSNGGDNNNAISSSAPKCEPARDAKRGLISWVEEESLRHLSAKYCPLVPPPRSTIAAAFSPDGRTLASTHGDHTVKIIDCQTGNCLKVLSGHRRTPWVVRFHPLHPEILASGSLDYEVRLWDANTSECIGSRDFYRPIASIAFHAEGELLAVASGHKLYVWHYNKRGEASSPAIVLKTRRSLRAVHFHPHAAPFLLTAEVNDLDSSDSSMTRATSPGYLRYPPPAVFVANVQSSDRVSLAAEVPLMSLPFLFMPSFSVNDTRPDANRHASSSIMHGGSSGSRRLQTEVNAGEKYDRLLSPMETFPAVASSSHPGTEGSLNSLLPTGSASVSDTIVDAMETDEMQPIRGILQGNYRDPETSRGGNSAMGGMSGNMSVRPRSIEFGQLHQLLPSRDPTWWELHFLQGWLMGQSQAGVPSTLPLNVGSHEYPAQYTASSSTSYLSSHNMEAAMATLAMPASTSLSGVSGRFDLQHNVSRFHISGESMPPIIRQHDSTDTQPLFNRIQSEIATSLAAAAAAAELPCTVKLRVWPHDIKHPCAPLNAEKCRLTIPHAVLCSEMGAHFSPCGRFLAACVACMLPNMEADPGLQTLVQQDSGAATSPTRHPISAHQVMYELRIYSLEEATFGSVLVSRAIRAAHCLTSIQFSPTSEHILLAYGRRHGSLLKSIIIDGETTSPVYTVLEVYRVSDMELVRVLPSAEDEVNVACFHPFAGGGLVYGTKEGKLRVLKYDGAHGGNCTTPNYCPEDNLAEVQTYAQEG